A DNA window from Lagenorhynchus albirostris chromosome 5, mLagAlb1.1, whole genome shotgun sequence contains the following coding sequences:
- the YBEY gene encoding endoribonuclease YbeY isoform X1 encodes MGAVAPAAMSLVVRNLQRAVPLRRARLREKVQAVRRALGVQRFDLGVVCVDNRKIQQINRIYRDKNTPTDVLSFPFYENLKAGDIPQPEFPDDYNLGDIFLGVEYIFQHCKENEDYYDILTVTATHGLCHLLGFTHSTEAEWQKMYQKEKQVLEELSRYTGTRLQPLSRDLF; translated from the exons ATG GGCGCAGTGGCTCCGGCCGCGATGAGCTTGGTTGTGAGGAACCTGCAGCGGGCGGTGCCCCTGAGGCGGGCGCGGCTCCGCGAGAAGGTGCAGGCGGTGCGGAGAGCCCTGGGGGTGCAGAGGTTCGACCTGGGGGTCGTCTGTGTCGACAACAGAAAGATTCAGCAGATTAATAGAATCTACAGAGACAAAAATACCCCAACAGATgtgctttcctttccattttacgAG AACCTGAAAGCAGGGGACATTCCGCAGCCTGAGTTTCCAGATGACTATAATTTAGGAGACATCTTCCTGGGAGTGGAGTATATCTTCCAGCACTGCAAAGAGAATGAAGATTACTATGACATCCTGACT GTGACTGCCACCCACGGGCTCTGTCACCTGCTGGGCTTCACACACAGCACGGAGGCCGAGTGGCAGAAG atgtaccagaaggagaagcagGTTCTCGAGGAGCTGAGCAGGTACACAGGGACCAGGCTTCAGCCCCTGAGCAGGGACCTCTTCTGA
- the YBEY gene encoding endoribonuclease YbeY isoform X3, whose protein sequence is MGAVAPAAMSLVVRNLQRAVPLRRARLREKVQAVRRALGVQRFDLGVVCVDNRKIQQINRIYRDKNTPTDVLSFPFYENLKAGDIPQPEFPDDYNLGDIFLGVEYIFQHCKENEDYYDILTMYQKEKQVLEELSRYTGTRLQPLSRDLF, encoded by the exons ATG GGCGCAGTGGCTCCGGCCGCGATGAGCTTGGTTGTGAGGAACCTGCAGCGGGCGGTGCCCCTGAGGCGGGCGCGGCTCCGCGAGAAGGTGCAGGCGGTGCGGAGAGCCCTGGGGGTGCAGAGGTTCGACCTGGGGGTCGTCTGTGTCGACAACAGAAAGATTCAGCAGATTAATAGAATCTACAGAGACAAAAATACCCCAACAGATgtgctttcctttccattttacgAG AACCTGAAAGCAGGGGACATTCCGCAGCCTGAGTTTCCAGATGACTATAATTTAGGAGACATCTTCCTGGGAGTGGAGTATATCTTCCAGCACTGCAAAGAGAATGAAGATTACTATGACATCCTGACT atgtaccagaaggagaagcagGTTCTCGAGGAGCTGAGCAGGTACACAGGGACCAGGCTTCAGCCCCTGAGCAGGGACCTCTTCTGA
- the C5H21orf58 gene encoding uncharacterized protein C21orf58 homolog isoform X9: protein MRKDLLQRLWEQHLLEEVSRARAWRGLDGGARGSVLPPEVPPVGVHPAVSPAPPQITQHPAPPPPTTIIQQLPQQPLIAQIPPPQAFPTQQSGSVKEDMVEMMLMQSAQMHQILMQNLMLRALPPSALAPAPLRLPPQEPRGGEGSPGAAGGPLKRPGVCHAEDPQWARPAVLRAKRQKPPSVCHHHHYAPPAPLQASPTPGSPAGYSTWPPVVSATALPPAASFLPTVWHVARPSVAALGTAVSDGVLPTQAPGL, encoded by the exons ATGAGGAAGGACCTTCTGCAGAGACTCTGG GAACAGCACCTCCTGGAAGAGGTCTCCCGGGCCCGCGCCTGGAGGGGGCTGGACGGAGGAGCCCGTGGGTCAGTGCTGCCCCCAGAGGTGCCCCCTGTGGGTGTCCACCCCGCTGTCTCCCCGGCCCCACCGCAGATCACCCAACACCCA gcacccccacctcccaccaccatCATCCAGCAGCTGCCTCAGCAGCCACTCATCGCACAgatcccccctccccaggccttccCCACTCAGCAGTCTGGAAGTGTCAAGGAAG ACATGGTGGAGATGATGCTGATGCAGAGCGCACAGATGCACCAGATCCTCATGCAGAACCTGATGCTCAGAGCCCTGCCCCCATCAGCACTCGCGCCCGCCCCCCTGCGCCTCCCCCCACAG GAACcacgtggaggggaggggagcccaggAGCAGCCGGGGGCCCACTGAAACGCCCTGGTGTGTGTCATGCTGAGGACCCGCAGTGGGCTCGCCCCGCCGTCCTGCGAGCCAAGAGGCAGAAGCCGCCCTCTgtgtgccaccatcaccactacgCGCCCCCAGCCCCGCTGCAGGCCAGCCCCACTCCTGGCTCCCCAGCGGGTTACTCCACGTGGCCCCCGGTGGTCTCCGCCActgccctccctcctgctgccagCTTCCTGCCCACCGTGTGGCACGTGGCCCGTCCCTCAGTGGCTGCCCTTGGCAC GGCTGTGTCCGACGGCGTCCTGCCCACACAGGCTCCAGGCCTGTGA
- the YBEY gene encoding endoribonuclease YbeY isoform X2 gives MSLVVRNLQRAVPLRRARLREKVQAVRRALGVQRFDLGVVCVDNRKIQQINRIYRDKNTPTDVLSFPFYENLKAGDIPQPEFPDDYNLGDIFLGVEYIFQHCKENEDYYDILTVTATHGLCHLLGFTHSTEAEWQKMYQKEKQVLEELSRYTGTRLQPLSRDLF, from the exons ATGAGCTTGGTTGTGAGGAACCTGCAGCGGGCGGTGCCCCTGAGGCGGGCGCGGCTCCGCGAGAAGGTGCAGGCGGTGCGGAGAGCCCTGGGGGTGCAGAGGTTCGACCTGGGGGTCGTCTGTGTCGACAACAGAAAGATTCAGCAGATTAATAGAATCTACAGAGACAAAAATACCCCAACAGATgtgctttcctttccattttacgAG AACCTGAAAGCAGGGGACATTCCGCAGCCTGAGTTTCCAGATGACTATAATTTAGGAGACATCTTCCTGGGAGTGGAGTATATCTTCCAGCACTGCAAAGAGAATGAAGATTACTATGACATCCTGACT GTGACTGCCACCCACGGGCTCTGTCACCTGCTGGGCTTCACACACAGCACGGAGGCCGAGTGGCAGAAG atgtaccagaaggagaagcagGTTCTCGAGGAGCTGAGCAGGTACACAGGGACCAGGCTTCAGCCCCTGAGCAGGGACCTCTTCTGA